The following proteins are co-located in the Candidatus Abyssobacteria bacterium SURF_5 genome:
- a CDS encoding PAS domain S-box protein, with translation MDASRRVCFTRTNPSDGWRRWHRQSEYGGKSALLVNIIDVTERKEANEALRESEERFRLIAETIQSVFWISSPEIKKMLYVNPAYERIYGRSRKSLYSAPRSFLDAIHPEDRERVLEGVQQRRREAWQYEYRIIRPDGAIRWIRDRGYPIFGEDGNLRLMTGISNDITDHKHAELALQESEIRLRALLDACTDTAFLIDAGGNLLTLNETVARRFGKTVDEMTGANVYAILDPETARSRKEKIDAAISSGRPVRFEDERAGILFDNHLYPIPQATGATAHLAVYARDITEQRRAENQLKKTLELLEQRVEQRTEELSKANRALENEIKERKRAYQKLAKVNTKLKELERFKEDLVYMVIHDMKNPVSSSMLALDVIHMEVGKQLTPRQAEYLQVAKRSQFKLSQMIANLLEVSKLEENKFQVIRMRVDLEEMISRILEPYGEMRGHNRPSVRITIDPHARLFSSDPYLLERIISNVVSNAIKHSHSIEEISVCARRDETNREILISIEDKGQGIPKEHHEKIFEKFFQRNLKQEGHRADTGLGLAFCKLAVESLGGKIWVESEPGKGSRFTISLPDEP, from the coding sequence GTGGACGCTTCCAGGCGCGTGTGCTTCACAAGAACGAATCCGTCAGATGGCTGGAGGCGTTGGCATCGACAATCCGAATACGGCGGAAAATCCGCGCTGCTGGTCAATATCATAGACGTCACAGAGCGGAAAGAAGCGAACGAAGCCCTTCGCGAAAGCGAAGAAAGGTTCCGACTCATAGCCGAAACCATCCAGAGCGTCTTCTGGATCAGCAGTCCGGAAATCAAGAAAATGCTTTACGTTAATCCCGCATACGAAAGGATCTATGGGCGCTCGCGGAAAAGCCTGTACAGCGCCCCCCGCTCATTCCTGGATGCCATCCATCCGGAGGACCGCGAGCGGGTGCTCGAGGGGGTGCAGCAACGCCGGCGGGAGGCGTGGCAATATGAGTATCGGATCATCCGGCCAGACGGAGCCATCCGCTGGATTCGCGATCGCGGCTATCCGATTTTTGGGGAGGACGGAAATCTCCGGCTGATGACCGGAATCTCGAATGACATCACCGACCATAAACATGCGGAACTCGCGCTTCAGGAGAGCGAAATCCGACTCCGCGCGCTTCTCGATGCCTGCACCGACACCGCATTCCTCATCGATGCCGGAGGAAACCTGCTCACCCTGAACGAGACTGTTGCCCGTCGGTTCGGCAAGACTGTGGATGAGATGACGGGAGCGAATGTTTATGCAATCCTTGATCCCGAAACCGCACGGTCGAGAAAAGAAAAGATTGATGCCGCTATCAGCTCCGGCCGGCCGGTCCGGTTCGAGGACGAGCGCGCCGGCATCCTCTTCGACAACCACTTGTATCCAATCCCGCAGGCCACCGGCGCGACAGCGCACCTGGCCGTCTATGCCCGTGATATCACGGAACAGAGACGAGCGGAGAATCAATTGAAAAAGACGCTCGAACTGTTGGAACAGCGAGTGGAACAGCGGACGGAAGAACTCTCCAAGGCAAATCGGGCGCTCGAGAATGAAATAAAGGAACGCAAGCGCGCCTACCAGAAGCTCGCCAAAGTCAACACAAAACTCAAGGAGCTGGAGCGTTTTAAAGAAGACCTGGTGTATATGGTGATCCATGACATGAAGAACCCGGTTTCCAGCAGTATGCTGGCGCTCGATGTGATTCATATGGAAGTGGGGAAACAATTGACACCTCGACAAGCGGAGTATCTTCAGGTCGCCAAACGCAGCCAGTTCAAATTGTCGCAAATGATAGCGAACCTGCTGGAGGTCTCGAAGCTCGAGGAAAACAAGTTCCAGGTCATCAGGATGAGGGTGGATCTGGAGGAAATGATAAGCCGCATACTTGAGCCGTATGGAGAAATGCGCGGCCACAACCGCCCGTCGGTAAGAATCACTATCGACCCGCACGCTCGCTTGTTCTCCAGCGACCCGTACCTGCTCGAACGCATTATCTCAAACGTCGTCTCCAATGCCATCAAGCATTCTCACTCCATCGAAGAAATCTCCGTTTGCGCCAGACGGGATGAAACCAATCGCGAAATCCTGATATCGATCGAGGACAAGGGACAGGGAATACCAAAAGAGCACCACGAGAAAATCTTCGAGAAGTTCTTTCAGAGAAATCTCAAGCAAGAAGGTCACAGAGCGGATACCGGCTTGGGACTGGCGTTTTGCAAGCTCGCGGTCGAGTCGCTCGGCGGAAAGATCTGGGTCGAAAGCGAGCCCGGAAAAGGCAGCCGCTTCACCATTTCCCTGCCGGATGAGCCCTAA